From Oncorhynchus masou masou isolate Uvic2021 chromosome 7, UVic_Omas_1.1, whole genome shotgun sequence, one genomic window encodes:
- the LOC135543240 gene encoding zinc finger protein 551-like isoform X5: protein MSAVMWQVVGRRSLEHYGKLEDFVCLVTETVPELLTDRQRALLLLGLRAKQMSQEWIVEDVAPELIQTHLDRIQSICLTKSSDKAFEDAKARLMAYTQRSPGDQWAFGQYFNAELESLVCVFLSRLEELLPVPDFKQAASWLDSVPGGVDECLQSIPHSDRLRSVLQSQTCCREHLINRDSSPSQTNLLSSLPVCLPNLMVYRPSADSDRESEPFPEERMDEERGEEQEKVCIKREDDEKSKVAELIGQDQESANRVAGETETSNLGIMGFIVQSQSIMVIPQPGQHSLAVVSQSAPTLTLPVACRGQTAVNSPSGQSRPSPERNTVPVSSQKPQASPGRYVCIIPESSDKPVECIMVESDTDIPTGESSSSETLLSSVSHNPRRVAHKCPTCGKCFIYRSQVLRHLTTHSRGGRYKCAQCGVGFPTPWSLNDHKRSVCVNATFDCAQCGKRFASLREQYRHRLTHKTNTCFQCGVGFRTQLELTRHHKTHWAQPLHQCCLCGKRFRLLSSLTNHKQTHSSGGGFACTQCERVFGSAKERDAHRQMHRVPKLVCPVCGETFTSQAKLIKHQQTHPVPEGSEGQRYKCRYCEETFTGLTLMRIHQRSHLVDRPHQCDQCEKNFTTLGSLQSHLRTHSEEKPFLCAHCGKRFRTKDGMEGHLRIHTGEKPFHCSYCGKRFTALAGLNVHVRRHTGERPYVCEVCGKAWPSGGDLQKHMRCHTGERPYSCVDCGKTFSISCHLTEHMKTHSGQNQELEVKGIAQILAMRPKESDEVVDTIFMSLRAVWRKLLTSAIAFAKSLCKNFHNNTHRLPVIALMLVSIGS, encoded by the exons ATGTCTGCAGTCATGTGGCAGGTGGTGGGGCGGCGGAGTTTGGAACATTATGGGAAGCTGGAGGACTTTGTGTGTTTGGTCACAGAGACAGTTCCAGAACTACTGACTGACAGGCAGAGAGCATTACTGCTTCTAGGCCTCAGagcaaag CAGATGTCCCAGGAGTGGATAGTTGAGGATGTCGCCCCAGAACTCATCCAGACTCACCTGGACAGGATCCAGTCCATCTGTCTGacaaag TCCAGTGACAAGGCCTTTGAGGATGCCAAAGCCAGGCTCATGGCGTACACCCAGAGGAGTCCAGGAGATCAATGGGCT TTTGGTCAATACTTTAATGCAGAGCTGgagtctctggtgtgtgtgttcctctccagATTGGAGGAGTTGCTGCCAGTACCAGACTTTAAACAG GCTGCTTCCTGGCTTGACTCTGTCCCCGGTGGTGTGGATGAATGTCTGCAGTCTATCCCCCACAGTGACAGGCTGAGGTCTGTGCTGCAGAGCCAAACGTGCTGCCGGGAACACCTGATAAATAGAG ACTCCAGCCCATCCCAGACCAACCTCCTCAGCTCTCTACCTGTTTGCCTTCCAAATTTGATGGTGTACCGTCCCTCTGCCGACTCTGACAGGGAGTCAGAACCCTTCCCAGAGGAAaggatggatgaagagagaggagaagaacagGAGAAGGTCTGCATCAAACGAGAGGACGACGAGAAATCGAAAGTAGCCGAGCTGATTGGTCAAGACCAGGAATCAGCCAATAGAGTGGCAGGGGAAACAGAAACGTCCAACCTAGGGATTATGGGTTTCATTGTTCAGAGCCAATCTATAATGGTTATCCCCCAGCCGGGCCAGCACTCTCTTGCTGTCGTCTCCCAGTCTGCACCCACTCTCACCCTGCCTGTGGCCTGCAGGGGGCAGACTGCAGTCAactctccctcaggacagagCAGGCCCTCGCCAGAGAGGAACACTGTTCCTGTGAGCAGCCAAAAGCCCCAGGCCTCACCGGGGAGGTATGtgtg CATCATCCCTGAGTCGTCTGATAAGCCTGTAGAATGTATTATGGTGGAGAGTGACACAG ACATCCCCACAGGGGAGTCCTCGTCTTCCGAGACGCTCCTGTCTAGCGTATCCCACAATCCCCGGCGTGTTGCCCACAAGTGCCCGACATGCGGGAAGTGTTTCATCTACCGTTCCCAGGTGCTGCGTCACCTGACCACACACTCGCGAGGCGGCCGCTACAAATGCGCCCAGTGTGGCGTTGGCTTCCCAACGCCCTGGAGCCTGAACGACCACAAGCGCTCTGTGTGTGTCAACGCCACCTTCGACTGCGCCCAGTGCGGGAAGCGGTTTGCGTCGCTCCGCGAGCAGTACCGCCACCGCCTCACCCACAAGACCAACACTTGTTTTCAATGTGGGGTGGGCTTTAGGACCCAGCTGGAACTGACCCGACACCACAAGACCCACTGGGCCCAGCCGCTGCACCAGTGCTGCCTGTGTGGCAAACGCTTCCGCCTCCTCTCCAGCCTGACCAATCACAAGCAGACTCACTCTTCCGGCGGCGGCTTCGCCTGCACCCAGTGCGAGCGTGTGTTCGGCTCGGCGAAGGAGCGCGACGCCCACCGGCAGATGCACCGCGTACCCAAACTCGTCTGTCCTGTTTGCGGCGAGACATTCACCTCGCAGGCCAAACTCATCAAACACCAGCAGACCCATCCGGTCCCAGAGGGGAGCGAGGGCCAGAGGTACAAGTGCCGTTACTGTGAGGAGACGTTTACAGGCCTGACCCTCATGAGGATCCACCAGAGAAGCCATCTTGTGGACAGACCTCATCAATGTGACCAGTGTGAGAAGAACTTCACTACTCTGGGGTCCCTCCAGTCCCACCTCAGAACCCACTCGGAGGAGAAGCCCTTTCTCTGCGCCCACTGCGGCAAGCGCTTCCGGACCAAAGACGGCATGGAGGGACACCTCCGGATCCACACGGGCGAGAAGCCCTTCCACTGCTCCTACTGCGGGAAACGCTTTACGGCGCTCGCCGGGTTGAACGTTCACGTGCGGCGGCACACCGGTGAGAGGCCGTACGTGTGTGAGGTGTGCGGAAAGGCGTGGCCCTCTGGTGGGGACTTGCAGAAACACATGCGCTGTCACACAGGAGAAAGACCTTACAGCTGTGTTGACTGTGGGAAGACATTCTCCATATCCTGTCACCTGACAGAACACATGAAGACACACTCAGGTCAGAACCAGGAGCTTGAAGTTAAAGGGATAGCtcagattttggcaatgaggcccaaAGAGTCCGATGAagttgtggataccatttttatgtctctgcgagCAGTTTggaggaagttgctaactagcgctaTTGCATTTGCTAagtccctgtgtaagaatttccacaacaatacccatagacttccagtcattgcgctaatgctagttagcattggctcgtga